One genomic region from Rosa rugosa chromosome 1, drRosRugo1.1, whole genome shotgun sequence encodes:
- the LOC133725244 gene encoding golgin candidate 5: protein MAWFSGKVSLGNFPDLAGAVNKLQESVKNIEKNFDTALGFEEKEKLESANEASGLWPSSTERKALFDPVMSFMGQKNEDDTVESSQKAESSEAPPKVEKSPAELESSPKVEISSVEPKSPPKVEKSSVEPESLPKVEKSSVEPESSPKVEKSSVEPEPPQCSSAVDEKDGVSETLPHSATEQTAAKEENDVAKEKKDENHAETAEETKTLSSEPERSESQSPSVPVEATEPTMSASSSDFVGSQEEDNKISVGGPSELSESAQGMSGAVNVGEVEVGSTALHSESHDHADVHENADAQKAHKENDNEIVTQAGDIAEVVSMVEPEESTESLPRDVEPSAIHSVSTEVTHSAGGSPTNQLPSVYTSNEASDASSELVFKQKDAIIEEPGIGHRVDENETNYNEQRLSSGQKSDSSDTGANVSDASNALLELEKVKKEMKMMEAALQGAARQAQAKADEIAKFMNENEQLKTVVEDLKRKSSEAEVESLREEYHKRVATLERKVYALTKERDTLRREQNKKSDAAALLKEKDEIITQVMAEGEELSKKQATQEGLIRKLRAQIREFEEEKKGLTTKLQVEENKVESIKRDKTATEKLLQETIEKHQTELAAQKEYYTNALAAAKEAEAMAEARANDEARSELESRLRDAQEREAMLVQALEELRQTLTRTEQQAVFKEDMLRRDVEDLQKRYQASERRCEELITQVPESTRPLLRQIEAMQETTSRRAEAWAAVERSLTNRLQEAEAKAAAAEERERSVNERLSQTLSRINVLEAQISCLRAEQSQLSKSLEKERQRAAENRQEYLAAKEEADTQEGRANQLEEEIRELRRKHKQELQDALMHRELLQQEVEREKAARLDLERTSRVRSATVSDQTTITRQSSAFENGSLNRKLSSASSLGSMEESYFLQASLDSSDSFSERRNAGEATMTPYYMKSMTPSAFEASLRQKEGELASYMSRLASMESIRDSLAEELVKMTEQCEKLRAEAGMLPGIRAELDALRRRHSAALELMGERDEELEELRADIVDLKEMYREQVNLLVNKIQIMSSAVGS, encoded by the exons CTTCAGGATTATGGCCTTCATCTACAGAAAGGAAAGCACTATTTGATCCTGTTATGTCCTTTATGGGGCAAAAGAATGAGGATGACACTGTTGAATCATCACAGAAAGCTGAGTCTTCTGAGGCTCCACCTAAGGTTGAGAAATCACCAGCAGAGCTTGAATCTTCACCGAAGGTTGAGATATCATCAGTGGAGCCTAAATCTCCACCTAAGGTTGAGAAATCGTCAGTGGAGCCTGAATCTCTACCTAAGGTTGAGAAATCATCAGTGGAGCCTGAATCTTCACCTAAGGTTGAGAAATCATCAGTGGAGCCTGAACCTCCACAATGTTCATCTGCGGTTGACGAAAAAGATGGGGTGAGTGAAACGTTACCACATTCTGCAACTGAACAGACTGCTGCTAAGGAGGAAAATGACGTtgccaaggaaaaaaaagatgaaaatcATGCTGAGACTGCAGAAGAAACAAAGACTTTGTCATCAGAGCCTGAGAGATCAGAGTCTCAATCGCCCTCAGTGCCAGTTGAGGCAACTGAGCCTACCATGAGTGCCTCATCATCAGATTTTGTTGGTTCTCAAGAAGAAGACAATAAGATTTCAGTAGGGGGACCCTCAGAACTTTCAGAATCAGCTCAAGGAATGTCAGGAGCTGTTAATGTAGGTGAAGTAGAGGTGGGTAGTACTGCTCTGCACAGTGAGTCACATGATCATGCTGATGTGCATGAGAATGCGGATGCCCAGAAGGCACACAAAGAGAATGATAATGAAATTGTGACTCAGGCTGGAGATATTGCTGAAGTGGTTTCTATGGTCGAACCTGAAGAATCAACTGAGAGCCTGCCTCGAGATGTTGAGCCATCTGCTATTCACTCCGTTTCCACTGAGGTGACTCATAGCGCTGGTGGATCTCCTACCAACCAATTACCTAGTGTTTATACTTCCAATGAGGCTTCGGATGCGTCTTCCGAGTTAGTTTTCAAACAAAAGGATGCTATCATTGAGGAACCTGGAATTGGTCATCGAGTTGATGAGAATGAAACCAACTATAATGAGCAACGTCTGAGCTCAGGACAGAAGTCAGACTCTTCAGACACAGGAGCAAATGTCTCTGATGCTTCCAACGCTTTGCTTGAAttagagaaggtgaagaaggagATGAAAATGATGGAAGCTGCATTGCAAGGTGCTGCAAGACAGGCTCAG GCAAAAGCCGATGAGATTGCCAAGTTCATGAACGAAAATGAGCAATTAAAAACTGTGGTTGAGGATTTGAAG AGAAAATCCAGTGAAGCAGAAGTTGAGTCTCTGCGGGAGGAGTACCATAAAAGGGTTGCAACACTTGAAAGGAAG GTTTACGCTCTTACTAAGGAAAGGGACACGCTTCGAAGGGAGCAGAATAAGAAAAGTGATGCAGCTGCACTTTTGAAGGAAAAGGATGAAATAATTACTCAAGTTATGGCTGAAG GTGAAGAGCTTTCAAAAAAACAGGCTACTCAAGAAGGTCTCATTAGGAAACTAAGGGCTCAG ATTAGAGAGTtcgaagaagagaagaaagggCTGACTACCAAGCTCCAG GTAGAAGAGAATAAAGTAGAGAGTATCAAGAGGGACAAGACAGCTACAGAAAAGTTGCTGCAGGAAACTATAGAAAAGCACCAAACAGAACTTGCAGCGCAGAAAGAGTATTATACTAATGCTTTGGCTGCTGCCAAGGAGGCAGAAGCAATGGCCGAGGCACGTGCTAACGATGAAGCCAGATCTGAACTGGAGAGTCGTCTAAGAGACGCTCAGGAGCGTGAAGCTATGCTAGTTCAGGCACTCGAAGAATTACGACAAACTCTAACTAGAACAGAACAGCAG GCAGTATTTAAAGAAGACATGCTTCGCCGGGACGTTGAGGATCTTCAAAAACGTTATCAA GCAAGTGAGCGGCGATGTGAGGAGTTGATCACGCAAGTACCAGAATCTACCAGGCCTCTTCTTAGGCAAATCGAAGCAATGCAG GAAACAACTTCCAGAAGGGCAGAAGCTTGGGCAGCTGTTGAGAGGTCTCTTACCAATCGACTACAG GAAGCAGAGGccaaagctgctgctgctgaggAAAGAGAGCGATCGGTGAATGAACGCTTGTCTCAAACCTTATCTCGTATTAACGTTCTTGAGGCTCAG ATTTCATGTCTTAGAGCCGAGCAATCCCAATTAAGTAAGTCTCTTGAAAAGGAGAGACAAAGAGCAGCTGAAAATAGGCAGGAGTACCTTGCTGCAAAGGAAGAAGCTGATACTCAAGAAGGCCGTGCAAACCAGCTTGAAGAAGAAATTCGTGAACTCAGGCGAAAACATAAGCAGGAGTTACAAGATGCTTTGATGCACAGGGAACTGCTACAGCAG GAGGTAGAAAGGGAGAAAGCTGCTAGGTTGGATTTGGAAAGGACATCTCGTGTCCGTTCTGCTACTGTATCTGATCAGACAACTATAACAAGGCAGAGTTCTGCTTTTGAGAATG GAAGCTTGAACCGGAAACTTTCAAGTGCTAGCAGCCTAGGGAGCATGGAGGAAAGCTATTTTCTACAAGCATCTCTGGACTCGTCTGATAGTTTCTCTGAGAGGAGAAATGCTGGGGAAGCAACCATGACTCCATACTATATGAAGAGCATGACGCCTAGTGCTTTTGAAGCTTCCCTTCGTCAGAAGGAGGGTGAACTTGCATCTTACATGTCTCGTTTG GCATCCATGGAATCTATTCGCGATTCTCTCGCAGAGGAGTTGGTCAAAATGACAGAACAG TGTGAAAAGTTACGAGCAGAGGCTGGCATGTTACCTGGCATCAGAGCAGAGCTAGATGCACTAAGGAGGAGGCATTCTGCTGCACTGGAGCTGATGGGTGAACGAGATGAGGAG CTGGAGGAACTTCGTGCGGATATTGTAGACTTGAAGGAGATGTACAGAGAGCAAGTAAACTTGCTTGTGAACAAG ATACAGATAATGAGTTCAGCAGTTGGAAGCTAA